From a single Canis aureus isolate CA01 chromosome 5, VMU_Caureus_v.1.0, whole genome shotgun sequence genomic region:
- the BMI1 gene encoding polycomb complex protein BMI-1 has protein sequence MHRTTRIKITELNPHLMCVLCGGYFIDATTIIECLHSFCKTCIVRYLETSKYCPICDVQVHKTRPLLNIRSDKTLQDIVYKLVPGLFKNEMKRRRDFYAAHPSADAANGSNEDRGEVADEDKRIITDDEIISLSIEFFDQNRLDRKVNKDKEKPKEEVNDKRYLRCPAAMTVMHLRKFLRSKMDIPNTFQIDVMYEEEPLKDYYTLMDIAYIYTWRRNGPLPLKYRVRPTCKRMKMSHQRDGLTNAGELESDSGSDKANSPAGGAPSTSSCLPSPSTPVQSPHPQFPHISSTMNGTSSSPSGNHQSSFANRPRKSSVNGSSATSSG, from the exons ATGCATCGAACAACCAGAATCAAGATCACTGAGCTAAATCCCCACCTAATGTGTGTGCTTTGTGGAGGGTACTTCATTGATGCCACAACCATAATAGAATGTCTACATTCCT TCTGTAAAACATGTATTGTGCGTTACTTGGAGACCAGCAAGTATTGTCCTATCTGTGATGTCCAAGTTCACAAAACCAGACCACTTCTGAATATTAG GTCAGATAAAACTCTCCAAGATATTGTATACAAATTAGTTCCAGGGCTTTTCAAAA ATGAAATGAAGAGAAGAAGGGATTTTTATGCAGCTCATCCTTCAGCTGATG CTGCCAATGGCTCTAATGAAGATAGAGGAGAAGTTGCAGATGAGGATAAAAGAATTATAACCGATGATGAGATAATAAGCTTATCCATTGAATTCTTTGACCAGAACAG ATTGGATCGGAAAGTAAACAAAGACAAGGAGAAACCTAAGGAGGAG gTGAATGATAAAAGGTATTTACGTTGCCCAGCAGCAATGACTGTGATGCACCTAAGAAAGtttctcagaagtaaaatggacATACCTAATACTTTCCAG ATTGATGTCATGTACGAAGAGGAACCTTTAAAGGATTACTATACACTAATGGATATTGCGTACATTTATACTTGGAGAAGG AATGGTCCCCTTCCTTTGAAATACAGAGTTCGACCTACCtgtaaaagaatgaagatgaGTCACCAGAGAGATGGACTGACAAATGCTGGAGAACTGGAAAGTGACTCTGGGAGTGACAAGGCCAACAGCCCCGCAGGAGGCGCTCCCTCAACCTCTTCCTGTCTGCCCAGCCCCAGCACTCCCGTTCAGTCTCCTCATCCTCAGTTCCCTCACATCTCCAGCACTATGAATGGaaccagcagcagccccagcgGTAACCACCAATCTTCCTTTGCCAATAGACCTCGAAAATCGTCAGTAAATGGGTCGTCAGCAACTTCATCTGGTTGA